The following proteins are co-located in the Trichomycterus rosablanca isolate fTriRos1 chromosome 14, fTriRos1.hap1, whole genome shotgun sequence genome:
- the LOC134326855 gene encoding tripartite motif-containing protein 16-like isoform X1: MAESKNSVTVDEFSCSVCLETLKDPVTTSCGHSFCMVCINNCWDQEDDKGTYSCPQCRKTFTPRPEVSKNIILANVVENLKKREAQGSLPSGPKDVECDSCTGKKYKAVKSCLACLASFCETHLQPHYQIPFYKKHKLVKASRRLQDQICSQHDKLLEVYCRTDQQCICLMCTMDDHKGHDTISAVAERTEKQKQLLKIHRKFQEKIQKREKKLCELINAVESHKCSAQRAVNNIERICTELINSINRRCSELKDLIRDRETAEVSRAKKLLKQVEQQIVELKRKDAELEQLSHTDDPVHFLQNFQSLSAPAGSAESATITISPFLTFEDVTKSVSQLREKVETFWKDQCEKIPDEVKKVRITPEPEIREDFLQYVCQFTLDPNTVNKNLRLSEKNKVVTRSGTFQSYPNHPDRFDSYSQVLCRESVSGRCYWEVEWSENKWGYIAVSYKSISRKGRGDECVFGWNDQSWSLSCSPTCSFSFCHNNKETEIPIMPSSSRIGVYVDYEAGTLSFYSTSDTMKLLHRVQTTFTQPLYPGVGLNYGSKVKLSDLTN, translated from the exons ATGGCCGAGTCAAAAAATTCAGTAACTGTGGAcgagttcagctgttcagtctgtctggaaacactgaaggatccagtaactacatcatgtggacacagtttctgtatggtgtgtattaataactgctgggatcaggaggatgataagggaacatacagctgtccacagtgtagaaaaaccttcactccaagacctgAAGTGAGTAAAAACATTATACTGGCAAACGTTGTAGAGAACCTGAAGAAGAGAGAAGCCCAAGGTTCACTTCCTTCTGGACCTAaagatgtggagtgtgattCCTGCACTGGGAAAAAATACAAAGCTGTAAAATCCTGTCTGGCgtgtttggcctctttctgtgaaactcaccttcagcctcaTTATCAAATTCCCTTTTATAAGAAGCACAAGCTAGTTAAAGCTTCCAGACGACTCCAGGATCAGATTTGCTCTCAGCAtgataaactgctggaggtttactgtcgtaccgatcagcagtgtatctgccTGATGTGTACCATGGAtgatcataaaggacatgatacaatatcagctgtggcagaaagaactgagaaacag aagcagctgctgaAGATCCATAgaaaattccaggagaaaatccagaagagagagaagaaactttgtgagctgataaatgctgtggagtctcacaag tgttctgcacagagaGCAGTAAATaacattgagaggatctgtactgaactaatcaactcaattaacagaagatgctctgagctaaaagatctgatcagagatcgagaAACAGCAGAAGTAAGTCGAGCTAAAAAACTCCTGAAACAGGTGGAGCAGCAGATtgtagagctgaagaggaaagatgctgaactggaacagctttcacacacagatgatcccgtccatttcctccag aattttcagtctctctcggctcctgctggatctgcagaatcagccaccatcacaatcagtcctttcctcACATTTGAGgatgttacaaagtctgtatctcagctgagagagaaagtagaaaCATTCTGGAAAGATcagtgtgagaagataccagatgaag tgaagaaagtccggattactcctgaacctgaaatcagagaagattttctacaat ATGTTTGTcagttcacactggatccaaacacagtaaataaaaacctccgtctgtctgagAAGAACAAAGTGGTGACACGGAGTGGAACATTCCAGTCGTATCCTaatcatccagatagatttgatagTTACTCTCaggttctgtgtagagagagtgtgagtggacgctgttactgggaggttgagtggagtgAGAATAAGTGGGGTtatatagcagtgtcatataaaagtatcagcaggaagggacgtggtgatgagtgtgtgtttggctggaatgatcagtcctggagtttgtcCTGTTCTCCAACCTGTTCTTTTTCATTCTGCCACAATAACAAAGAGACtgaaattcccataatgccgagttcctctagaataggagtgtatgtggattatgaagcaggaactctgtccttctacagcacctctgatacaatgaagcttctccacagagttcagaccacgttcactcagcccCTCTACCCAGGGGTTGGTCTTAATTATGGATcaaaagtgaaactgtcagatttaacaaattaa
- the LOC134326855 gene encoding tripartite motif-containing protein 16-like isoform X2 gives MAESKNSVTVDEFSCSVCLETLKDPVTTSCGHSFCMVCINNCWDQEDDKGTYSCPQCRKTFTPRPEVSKNIILANVVENLKKREAQGSLPSGPKDVECDSCTGKKYKAVKSCLACLASFCETHLQPHYQIPFYKKHKLVKASRRLQDQICSQHDKLLEVYCRTDQQCICLMCTMDDHKGHDTISAVAERTEKQKQLLKIHRKFQEKIQKREKKLCELINAVESHKCSAQRAVNNIERICTELINSINRRCSELKDLIRDRETAEVSRAKKLLKQVEQQIVELKRKDAELEQLSHTDDPVHFLQNFQSLSAPAGSAESATITISPFLTFEDVTKSVSQLREKVETFWKDQCEKIPDEVKKVRITPEPEIREDFLQYVCRFTLDPNTVNKNLHLSEENKVVTCSRTLQSYPDHPDRFDYYLQVVCRESVSGRCYWEVEWSGDDGVCIAVSYNSISRKGRGDECLFGCNNQSWSLFCSQSRFLFRHKNRKTKIPIMPSSSRIGVYVDYEAGTLSFYSVSDTMKLLHRVQTTFTQLLYPGFYVCSGSVKLSD, from the exons ATGGCCGAGTCAAAAAATTCAGTAACTGTGGAcgagttcagctgttcagtctgtctggaaacactgaaggatccagtaactacatcatgtggacacagtttctgtatggtgtgtattaataactgctgggatcaggaggatgataagggaacatacagctgtccacagtgtagaaaaaccttcactccaagacctgAAGTGAGTAAAAACATTATACTGGCAAACGTTGTAGAGAACCTGAAGAAGAGAGAAGCCCAAGGTTCACTTCCTTCTGGACCTAaagatgtggagtgtgattCCTGCACTGGGAAAAAATACAAAGCTGTAAAATCCTGTCTGGCgtgtttggcctctttctgtgaaactcaccttcagcctcaTTATCAAATTCCCTTTTATAAGAAGCACAAGCTAGTTAAAGCTTCCAGACGACTCCAGGATCAGATTTGCTCTCAGCAtgataaactgctggaggtttactgtcgtaccgatcagcagtgtatctgccTGATGTGTACCATGGAtgatcataaaggacatgatacaatatcagctgtggcagaaagaactgagaaacag aagcagctgctgaAGATCCATAgaaaattccaggagaaaatccagaagagagagaagaaactttgtgagctgataaatgctgtggagtctcacaag tgttctgcacagagaGCAGTAAATaacattgagaggatctgtactgaactaatcaactcaattaacagaagatgctctgagctaaaagatctgatcagagatcgagaAACAGCAGAAGTAAGTCGAGCTAAAAAACTCCTGAAACAGGTGGAGCAGCAGATtgtagagctgaagaggaaagatgctgaactggaacagctttcacacacagatgatcccgtccatttcctccag aattttcagtctctctcggctcctgctggatctgcagaatcagccaccatcacaatcagtcctttcctcACATTTGAGgatgttacaaagtctgtatctcagctgagagagaaagtagaaaCATTCTGGAAAGATcagtgtgagaagataccagatgaag tgaagaaagtccggattactcctgaacctgaaatcagagaagattttctacaat atgtttgtcggttcacactggatccaaacacagtaaataaaaacctccatctgtctgaggagaacaaagtagTGACCTGCAGTAGAAcattacagtcgtatcctgatcatccagatagatttgattaTTACCTCCaggttgtgtgtagagagagtgtgagtggacgctgttactgggaggttgagtggagtggggATGATGGGGTTTGTATTGCAGTGTCATATAACAGCATCAGCAGGAAAGGACGTGGTGATGAGTGTTTGTTTGGATGTAAtaatcagtcctggagtttgttctgttctcAATCCAGATTTCTATTCAGGCACAAAAACAGAAAGActaaaattcccataatgccgagttcctctagaataggagtgtatgtggattatgaagcaggaactctgtccttctacagcgtctctgatacaatgaagctcctccacagagttcagaccacgttcactcagctcctctacccggggttttaTGTTTGTTCAGGAtcagtgaaactgtcagattga